The Siniperca chuatsi isolate FFG_IHB_CAS linkage group LG12, ASM2008510v1, whole genome shotgun sequence genome has a segment encoding these proteins:
- the tfcp2l1 gene encoding transcription factor CP2-like protein 1 isoform X1 translates to MLFCHSQPESYHQHSASYIREALAPFLKNEEARLMAENGAKRTPFQYILCAATSPAVKQQEESLTYLNQGQSYEIRMLNRKLVEYTDISSKYVKSNVRVVFHDRRLQYMEHQQLEGWRWNRPGDRILDIDIPLSVGILEPRSHPLHLNTIEFLWDPVKNASVFIQVNCISTEFTPRKHGGEKGVPFRIQVDTFTTNEHGEYMEHVHSSSCQVKVFKPKGADRKLKTDREKIDKKALQDREKYQPSHETTVLKECSPWPDALNLTSHSSSSTPSPVYHSSPTSCSFTDGNCSPNQQGELLMPGCSDHLLPSSSLQDTQQWLHRHRFSPFSRLFSSFSGADLLRMSREDLIQICGPADGIRLFNTMKRRCMQPRLTIYVCQQQARHQPPIKPGGGDIYHALYLEELTLLDLAEKIAMLYSITPQQITHIYRQKPTGIHVLVSDEMVQNFREETSFILSTIKDENADGYHVVLK, encoded by the exons ATGCTGTTCTGCCATTCCCAGCCTGAGTCCTACCACCAGCACTCTGCTAGTTACATTAG AGAGGCCTTGGCACCTTTCTTGAAAAATGAAGAAGCGAGGCTTATGGCTGAAAATGGTGCCAAGAGGACCCCATTCCAGTACATTCTGTGTGCAGCCACCTCGCCGGCTGTGAAACAGCAGGAGGAGAGTCTCACTTATCTCAACCAAG gtCAGTCCTACGAAATCCGTATGCTTAACAGAAAACTAGTGGAGTATACAGATATAAGCAGCAAATATGTAAAG AGCAATGTGCGCGTGGTGTTTCATGACCGTCGACTGCAGTATATGGAGCACCAGCAGCTGGAGGGATGGAGGTGGAACAGACCTGGAGACCGAATCCTGGATATAG ATATCCCGTTGTCAGTGGGGATTCTGGAGCCCCGTTCACACCCTCTGCACCTCAACACCATTGAGTTCCTCTGGGATCCTGTCAAGAACGCTTCTGTTTTCATCCAG GTCAACTGCATCAGCACTGAGTTCACCCCCAGGAAGCATGGTGGGGAGAAAGGAGTGCCTTTTCGTATCCAGGTGGACACTTTCACCACCAATGAACACGGGGAATACATGGAGCATGTCCATTCTTCCAGCTGCCAGGTCAAAGTCTTCAAG CCTAAAGGAGCTGATCGCaaactgaagacagacagggaaaAGATTGATAAAAAGGCCCTTCAAGACAGAGAAAAGTATCAACCATCCCATGAGACCACTGTGCTAAAAGAG TGTTCCCCTTGGCCTGATGCCCTAAATCTCaccagccacagcagcagcagcactccGTCACCAGTTTACCACAGCTCACCAACATCCTGTAGTTTCACAGATGG CAACTGTTCTCCAAACCAGCAAGGGGAGCTGCTCATGCCCGGCTGCTCTGAT CACCTTCTGCCATCATCCTCGCTGCAGGACACTCAGCAGTGGCTGCACCGTCACAGGTTCTCACCTTTCTCAAGGCTCTTCTCCAGCTTCTCAG GTGCTGATCTATTGAGGATGAGCAGGGAGGATCTGATCCAGATCTGCGGCCCAGCAGACGGTATTCGCCTCTTTAACACCATGAAAAGAAG GTGTATGCAGCCCCGTCTTACCATCTATGTGTGTCAGCAGCAGGCCAGACATCAACCTCCCATCAAGCCAGGAGGTGGAGACA TCTACCACGCTCTGTACCTGGAGGAGCTGACGCTGTTGGACCTGGCTGAAAAGATCGCTATGCTGTACAGCATCACTCCACAGCAGATTACACACATCTACAGACAAAAACCCACCGGGATCCATGTCTTAGTCTCTGACGAG ATGGTGCAGAACTTCAGGGAGGAAACAAGCTTTATTCTCAGCACTATAAAGG ATGAAAACGCTGATGGCTACCACGTTGTGTTGAAATGA
- the tfcp2l1 gene encoding transcription factor CP2-like protein 1 isoform X2, translating into MLFCHSQPESYHQHSASYIREALAPFLKNEEARLMAENGAKRTPFQYILCAATSPAVKQQEESLTYLNQGPSTSLHGWGVSTLESLSNVRVVFHDRRLQYMEHQQLEGWRWNRPGDRILDIDIPLSVGILEPRSHPLHLNTIEFLWDPVKNASVFIQVNCISTEFTPRKHGGEKGVPFRIQVDTFTTNEHGEYMEHVHSSSCQVKVFKPKGADRKLKTDREKIDKKALQDREKYQPSHETTVLKECSPWPDALNLTSHSSSSTPSPVYHSSPTSCSFTDGNCSPNQQGELLMPGCSDHLLPSSSLQDTQQWLHRHRFSPFSRLFSSFSGADLLRMSREDLIQICGPADGIRLFNTMKRRCMQPRLTIYVCQQQARHQPPIKPGGGDIYHALYLEELTLLDLAEKIAMLYSITPQQITHIYRQKPTGIHVLVSDEMVQNFREETSFILSTIKDENADGYHVVLK; encoded by the exons ATGCTGTTCTGCCATTCCCAGCCTGAGTCCTACCACCAGCACTCTGCTAGTTACATTAG AGAGGCCTTGGCACCTTTCTTGAAAAATGAAGAAGCGAGGCTTATGGCTGAAAATGGTGCCAAGAGGACCCCATTCCAGTACATTCTGTGTGCAGCCACCTCGCCGGCTGTGAAACAGCAGGAGGAGAGTCTCACTTATCTCAACCAAG GTCCCTCAACTTCACTTCATGGGTGGGGTGTGTCGACCTTGGAGAGCTTG AGCAATGTGCGCGTGGTGTTTCATGACCGTCGACTGCAGTATATGGAGCACCAGCAGCTGGAGGGATGGAGGTGGAACAGACCTGGAGACCGAATCCTGGATATAG ATATCCCGTTGTCAGTGGGGATTCTGGAGCCCCGTTCACACCCTCTGCACCTCAACACCATTGAGTTCCTCTGGGATCCTGTCAAGAACGCTTCTGTTTTCATCCAG GTCAACTGCATCAGCACTGAGTTCACCCCCAGGAAGCATGGTGGGGAGAAAGGAGTGCCTTTTCGTATCCAGGTGGACACTTTCACCACCAATGAACACGGGGAATACATGGAGCATGTCCATTCTTCCAGCTGCCAGGTCAAAGTCTTCAAG CCTAAAGGAGCTGATCGCaaactgaagacagacagggaaaAGATTGATAAAAAGGCCCTTCAAGACAGAGAAAAGTATCAACCATCCCATGAGACCACTGTGCTAAAAGAG TGTTCCCCTTGGCCTGATGCCCTAAATCTCaccagccacagcagcagcagcactccGTCACCAGTTTACCACAGCTCACCAACATCCTGTAGTTTCACAGATGG CAACTGTTCTCCAAACCAGCAAGGGGAGCTGCTCATGCCCGGCTGCTCTGAT CACCTTCTGCCATCATCCTCGCTGCAGGACACTCAGCAGTGGCTGCACCGTCACAGGTTCTCACCTTTCTCAAGGCTCTTCTCCAGCTTCTCAG GTGCTGATCTATTGAGGATGAGCAGGGAGGATCTGATCCAGATCTGCGGCCCAGCAGACGGTATTCGCCTCTTTAACACCATGAAAAGAAG GTGTATGCAGCCCCGTCTTACCATCTATGTGTGTCAGCAGCAGGCCAGACATCAACCTCCCATCAAGCCAGGAGGTGGAGACA TCTACCACGCTCTGTACCTGGAGGAGCTGACGCTGTTGGACCTGGCTGAAAAGATCGCTATGCTGTACAGCATCACTCCACAGCAGATTACACACATCTACAGACAAAAACCCACCGGGATCCATGTCTTAGTCTCTGACGAG ATGGTGCAGAACTTCAGGGAGGAAACAAGCTTTATTCTCAGCACTATAAAGG ATGAAAACGCTGATGGCTACCACGTTGTGTTGAAATGA